The Pseudomonas azotoformans genome has a segment encoding these proteins:
- a CDS encoding putative bifunctional diguanylate cyclase/phosphodiesterase: MKSQPDVARMAAEVVTQLPVPSRLGMLRFERLNEASWALLYLDPNCERQFGLPAVELCALIGTPYASLMEPQARYQLHDTIQQQLTQSPHYLVRYTLHTSDGPLSLLEMGEAYKQHNRHLLRGYLMVVDGLFSEIPTAAPTADLENQNSRLQIALELNQRAQQEQLQHLERVRAQQELILLLARQRYTANNSLQEAAELITRSACDIYQIDCASIWNLEGQRLVPISAYHRADEQHHLPESIDASCFPDYLEALHSSRAIDATNALRDPRTREMADSLRDKDIHAMLDASIRVDGHVVGVLCLEQSGSTRAWQADEIAFAGELADQFAQVINNHNRRTATSALHLFQRAVEQSANAFLLVNCDGIVEYVNPSFTAITQYSAEEVHGHRLAQLPALENLSELLFDAPSSLAKSNSWQGEFKSRRKNLEPYWGQLSISKVYGDNRELTHYIGIYEDITQTKLAQQRIERLAYTDNLTNLGNRPAFIRNLDERFARDSDSPISLLLVDIDNFKRINDSLGHQTGDKLLISLARRLRNSLSAGGSLARFASNEFAVLLDDTDLESGQQVASQLLATLDKPMFVDNQLISVTGSVGLACAPLHGRDPQTLMRNAGLALHKAKANGKHQVQVFTEALNAEASYKLFVENNLRRALTQNELDVFYQPKLCLRSGRLLGMEALLRWNHPEKGMIRPDQFISVAEETGLIIPIGKWIARQACRMSKQLSAGGMGNLQVAINLSPKQFSDPDLVASIAAILKEEQLPANLLELELTEGLLLEATEDTRLQLDQLKSFGLTLAMDDFGTGYSSLSYLKKFPIDIIKIDRSFIHEIPDNQDDMEITSAVIAMAHNLKLKVVAEGIETAEQLAFLRRHRCDVGQGYLFDRPIPGAELLAMLKRYPRGPIA; the protein is encoded by the coding sequence ATGAAAAGCCAACCCGATGTCGCCCGTATGGCGGCCGAGGTAGTGACGCAGTTACCGGTGCCTTCGCGCCTCGGTATGCTGCGTTTCGAGCGGCTGAATGAGGCAAGCTGGGCCCTCCTTTACCTCGACCCCAATTGCGAACGCCAATTCGGCCTGCCGGCGGTCGAGCTGTGTGCCTTGATCGGCACGCCCTACGCCAGCCTGATGGAGCCCCAGGCACGCTATCAACTGCACGACACCATCCAGCAGCAACTGACCCAGAGCCCGCATTACCTGGTGCGCTACACCCTGCACACCAGCGACGGGCCGCTGAGCCTGCTGGAGATGGGCGAGGCCTACAAACAACACAATCGCCACCTGCTGCGCGGTTACTTGATGGTGGTCGACGGCCTGTTCAGCGAGATTCCCACCGCTGCCCCGACGGCAGACCTGGAGAACCAGAACAGCCGCCTGCAGATCGCCCTGGAGCTCAACCAGCGCGCCCAGCAGGAACAATTGCAGCACCTGGAGCGGGTGCGCGCCCAGCAGGAGCTGATCCTGCTGCTGGCCCGCCAGCGCTACACAGCTAACAATTCGCTGCAAGAAGCCGCCGAGCTGATCACCCGCAGTGCCTGTGATATCTACCAGATTGACTGCGCCAGCATCTGGAACCTCGAAGGTCAGCGCCTGGTGCCGATCTCGGCCTACCACCGCGCCGACGAGCAGCACCACCTGCCTGAATCCATCGATGCCAGCTGCTTCCCGGACTACCTGGAAGCCTTGCACAGCAGCCGGGCGATCGACGCCACCAATGCGCTGCGCGATCCACGCACCCGGGAAATGGCCGACAGCCTGCGCGACAAAGACATTCACGCCATGCTCGACGCGAGCATTCGCGTCGACGGCCATGTGGTGGGCGTGCTGTGCCTGGAACAAAGCGGCAGCACCCGCGCCTGGCAGGCTGACGAAATCGCCTTTGCCGGCGAGCTGGCCGATCAGTTCGCGCAGGTCATCAACAACCACAACCGCCGTACCGCGACCAGCGCCCTGCACCTGTTCCAGCGCGCCGTGGAGCAAAGTGCCAACGCCTTTCTGCTGGTCAATTGCGACGGCATAGTCGAGTACGTCAACCCGAGCTTTACCGCGATCACCCAGTACAGCGCCGAAGAGGTCCACGGCCACCGCCTGGCCCAGTTGCCGGCGCTGGAAAACCTCAGTGAATTGCTGTTCGATGCGCCGTCGAGCCTGGCCAAGAGCAACAGCTGGCAGGGTGAATTCAAGAGCCGGCGCAAAAACCTCGAACCCTACTGGGGCCAGCTGTCGATCTCCAAGGTGTATGGCGACAACCGCGAGTTGACCCACTACATCGGCATCTACGAAGACATCACCCAGACCAAGCTGGCCCAGCAGCGCATCGAGCGCCTGGCCTACACCGACAACCTGACCAACCTGGGCAACCGCCCGGCGTTCATCCGCAACCTCGACGAACGCTTTGCCCGCGACAGCGACAGCCCGATCAGCCTGTTGCTGGTGGACATCGACAACTTCAAGCGCATCAACGACAGCCTTGGCCATCAGACCGGCGACAAGCTGCTGATCAGCCTCGCGCGGCGTTTGCGCAACAGCCTGAGTGCCGGTGGTAGCCTGGCGCGGTTTGCCAGTAACGAATTCGCGGTGCTGCTCGATGACACCGACCTGGAGAGCGGCCAGCAGGTTGCCAGCCAGTTGTTGGCGACGCTCGACAAACCGATGTTCGTCGACAACCAATTGATCAGCGTCACCGGTTCCGTGGGCCTGGCCTGCGCGCCGCTGCATGGCCGCGACCCGCAGACCCTGATGCGCAACGCCGGCCTGGCCTTGCACAAGGCCAAGGCCAACGGTAAGCATCAGGTCCAAGTGTTTACCGAAGCGCTGAACGCCGAAGCCAGCTACAAGCTATTCGTCGAGAACAACCTGCGCCGCGCCCTCACCCAGAACGAGCTGGACGTGTTCTACCAGCCCAAGCTGTGCCTGCGCAGCGGCCGCCTGCTGGGCATGGAAGCGCTGCTGCGCTGGAACCATCCGGAAAAGGGCATGATCCGCCCGGACCAATTCATCAGCGTGGCGGAAGAGACCGGCCTGATCATCCCCATCGGCAAATGGATCGCCCGCCAGGCCTGCCGCATGAGCAAGCAACTGAGCGCCGGCGGCATGGGCAACTTGCAGGTGGCGATCAACCTGTCGCCCAAGCAGTTCTCCGACCCGGACCTGGTGGCCTCGATTGCCGCGATCCTCAAGGAAGAACAGCTGCCGGCCAACCTGCTGGAGCTGGAACTCACCGAAGGCCTGCTGCTGGAAGCCACCGAAGACACACGCCTGCAGCTTGATCAACTGAAAAGCTTTGGCCTGACCCTGGCCATGGACGACTTCGGCACCGGCTACTCGTCGCTGAGTTACCTGAAAAAATTCCCCATCGACATCATCAAGATCGATCGCAGCTTCATCCACGAAATCCCGGATAACCAGGACGACATGGAAATCACCTCGGCCGTGATCGCCATGGCCCACAACCTCAAGCTCAAGGTCGTGGCCGAAGGCATCGAGACCGCCGAACAACTGGCGTTCCTGCGCCGGCACCGTTGCGATGTTGGCCAGGGTTACCTGTTTGACCGGCCGATCCCCGGTGCAGAGCTGCTGGCGATGCTCAAACGCTACCCGCGCGGGCCAATCGCCTGA
- the aceF gene encoding dihydrolipoyllysine-residue acetyltransferase, whose product MSELIRVPDIGSGEGEVIELFVKVGDTVEADQSILTLESDKASMEIPAPKAGVVKSLKVKLGDRLKEGDELLELEIEGAADAAPAAAPAAAAAPAPAAEKPAAEAAPAPAAAPAAASVQDIHVPDIGSSGKAKIIELLVKVGDTVEADQSLITLESDKASMEIPSPAAGVVESIAVKLEDEVGTGDFILKLKVQGAAPAAAPAPAAAPAAKAEAAPATAPAPAAKAEAAPAPAAAAPAPSGAKVHAGPAVRQLAREFGVELNAVSATGPHGRVLKEDVQVYVKAMMQKAKEAPAAGGATGGSGIPPIRTVDFSRFGEIEEVPMTRLMQIGAAGLHASWLNIPHVTQFDQADITDLEAFRVAQKAVAEKAGVKLTVLPLLLKACAHLLKELPDFNASLAPSGKAIIRKKYVHIGFAVDTPDGLLVPVIKNVDQKSLLQLAAEAAALAAKARDKKLTPDDMQGACFTISSLGHIGGTGFTPIVNAPEVAILGVSKATIQPVWDGKAFQPKLMLPLSLSYDHRVINGAAAARFTQRLSQLLNDIRTILL is encoded by the coding sequence GTGAGCGAACTCATTCGCGTACCTGACATCGGCAGCGGTGAAGGTGAAGTAATCGAGCTGTTTGTGAAGGTCGGCGACACCGTCGAAGCCGACCAGAGCATCCTGACCCTGGAATCGGACAAGGCGAGCATGGAAATCCCTGCCCCCAAGGCCGGCGTGGTCAAGAGCCTGAAAGTGAAGCTGGGCGACCGCCTGAAAGAAGGCGACGAACTGCTGGAACTGGAAATCGAAGGTGCCGCTGATGCGGCCCCTGCGGCAGCGCCTGCTGCCGCTGCTGCACCTGCGCCCGCTGCTGAAAAGCCGGCTGCCGAGGCCGCTCCGGCCCCGGCTGCTGCACCTGCCGCCGCCAGCGTCCAGGATATCCACGTGCCGGACATCGGTTCGTCGGGCAAGGCCAAGATCATCGAGCTGCTGGTCAAGGTCGGCGACACCGTCGAAGCCGACCAGTCGCTGATCACCCTGGAGTCCGACAAGGCCTCCATGGAAATCCCTTCGCCGGCTGCTGGCGTAGTGGAAAGCATCGCGGTCAAGCTGGAAGACGAAGTCGGCACTGGCGACTTCATCCTCAAGCTGAAAGTACAAGGCGCTGCACCTGCTGCTGCGCCGGCCCCGGCCGCCGCTCCCGCCGCCAAGGCTGAAGCCGCACCGGCTACTGCGCCTGCACCTGCTGCAAAAGCCGAGGCCGCACCGGCCCCTGCTGCTGCCGCACCTGCGCCAAGCGGTGCCAAGGTTCACGCTGGCCCTGCCGTGCGTCAGCTGGCCCGTGAGTTCGGCGTTGAGCTGAACGCTGTGTCGGCCACCGGCCCTCACGGTCGCGTGCTGAAGGAAGACGTGCAGGTCTACGTCAAGGCCATGATGCAGAAAGCCAAGGAAGCTCCGGCTGCTGGCGGCGCTACCGGTGGTTCGGGCATTCCGCCGATCCGTACCGTGGACTTCAGCCGCTTCGGTGAAATCGAAGAAGTGCCGATGACCCGCCTGATGCAAATCGGCGCGGCCGGTCTGCACGCCAGCTGGCTGAACATCCCGCACGTGACTCAGTTCGACCAGGCCGACATCACCGACCTGGAAGCTTTCCGCGTTGCGCAGAAAGCCGTGGCCGAAAAAGCCGGCGTGAAACTGACCGTGCTGCCACTGCTGCTCAAGGCCTGCGCGCACCTGCTCAAGGAACTGCCGGACTTCAACGCTTCGCTGGCGCCAAGCGGCAAGGCAATCATCCGTAAGAAGTACGTGCATATCGGCTTTGCCGTCGACACCCCGGATGGCCTGCTGGTACCGGTCATCAAGAACGTCGACCAGAAGAGCCTGCTGCAACTCGCTGCCGAAGCCGCTGCACTGGCTGCCAAGGCCCGCGACAAGAAGCTCACCCCGGACGACATGCAGGGCGCGTGCTTCACCATCTCCAGCCTCGGCCACATTGGCGGCACTGGCTTCACGCCAATCGTCAATGCGCCGGAGGTGGCGATCCTGGGCGTGTCCAAGGCCACCATCCAGCCTGTGTGGGACGGTAAAGCGTTCCAGCCGAAGCTGATGCTGCCGCTGTCGCTTTCCTACGATCACCGTGTGATCAACGGCGCTGCTGCGGCTCGCTTCACCCAGCGTCTGAGCCAGTTGCTGAACGACATCCGCACCATCCTGCTGTAA
- the aceE gene encoding pyruvate dehydrogenase (acetyl-transferring), homodimeric type produces the protein MQDLDPVETQEWLDALESVLDKEGEDRAHYLMTRMGELATRSGSQLPYAITTPYRNTIPVTHEARMPGDLFMERRIRSLVRWNAMAMVMRTNLKDSDLGGHISSFASSATLYDIGFNYFFQAPTDEHGGDLIYFQGHTSPGVYARAFMEGRITEEHMNNFRQEVDGNGLSSYPHPWLMPDFWQFPTVSMGLGPIQAIYQARFMKYLEARGFIPEGKQKVWCFLGDGECDEPESLGAISLAGREKLDNLIFVINCNLQRLDGPVRGNGKIIQELEGVFRGAQWNVTKVIWGRFWDPLLAKDVDGILQRRMDEVIDGEYQNYKAKDGAFVREHFFNTPELKAMVADLSDDEIWKLNRGGHDPYKVYAAYHEAVNHKEQPTVILAKTIKGYGTGAGEAKNTAHNTKKVDVDSLKLFRDRFDIPVKDEELENLPFFKPEPNSAEARYLAERRAALGGFVPQRRANSFSVPTPDLSTLKAILDGSGDREISTTMAFVRILAQLVKDKEIGPRIVPIIPDEARTFGMEGMFRQLGIYSSVGQLYEPVDKDQVMFYKEDKKGQILEEGINEAGAMSSFIAAGTSYSSHNQPMLPFYIFYSMFGFQRIGDLAWAAGDSRTRGFLIGGTAGRTTLNGEGLQHEDGHSHILAATIPNCRTFDPTYGYELAVIIQDGMKKMTEEQQDVFYYITVMNESYQQPAMPAGVEEGIIKGMYLLEEDTKEAAHHVQLMGSGTILREVREAAKILRDEFNVGADVWSVTSFNELRRDGLAVERHNRLHPGQKPQLTFVEECLNGRKGPVIASTDYMKLFAEQIRQWVPSKEFKVLGTDGFGRSDSRKKLRHFFEVDRHFVVLAALEALADRGEIEPKVVADAIVKFGINPEKRNPLDC, from the coding sequence ATGCAAGACCTCGATCCCGTCGAAACCCAGGAATGGCTGGACGCCCTGGAATCGGTTCTCGACAAAGAAGGCGAAGACCGTGCTCACTACCTGATGACCCGTATGGGCGAACTCGCGACCCGCAGCGGCTCGCAACTGCCTTACGCCATCACTACGCCATACCGCAACACCATCCCTGTTACCCACGAAGCACGCATGCCTGGCGACCTGTTCATGGAACGCCGCATTCGCTCGCTGGTACGTTGGAACGCCATGGCGATGGTAATGCGCACGAACTTGAAAGATTCGGACCTGGGCGGTCACATCTCCAGCTTCGCATCCAGCGCAACCCTGTATGACATCGGCTTCAACTACTTCTTCCAGGCCCCGACCGACGAACACGGCGGCGACCTGATCTACTTCCAGGGCCACACTTCTCCAGGCGTTTACGCCCGTGCGTTCATGGAAGGCCGCATCACCGAAGAACACATGAACAACTTCCGCCAGGAAGTGGACGGTAACGGCCTGTCGTCGTACCCGCACCCTTGGCTGATGCCTGATTTCTGGCAGTTCCCGACCGTTTCCATGGGTCTGGGTCCGATCCAGGCGATCTACCAGGCGCGCTTCATGAAGTACCTGGAAGCCCGTGGCTTCATCCCTGAAGGCAAGCAGAAAGTCTGGTGCTTCCTGGGCGACGGCGAGTGTGACGAGCCGGAATCCCTGGGCGCCATCTCCCTGGCTGGCCGCGAGAAGCTGGACAACCTGATCTTCGTCATCAACTGCAACCTGCAGCGCCTCGACGGCCCGGTTCGCGGCAACGGCAAGATCATCCAGGAACTCGAAGGCGTGTTCCGCGGTGCTCAGTGGAACGTGACCAAAGTCATCTGGGGCCGTTTCTGGGACCCACTGCTGGCCAAGGACGTCGACGGCATCCTGCAACGTCGCATGGACGAAGTCATCGACGGCGAGTACCAGAACTACAAAGCCAAAGACGGCGCGTTCGTGCGTGAACACTTCTTCAACACGCCTGAACTCAAGGCAATGGTTGCAGACCTGTCCGACGACGAAATCTGGAAACTCAACCGTGGCGGCCACGACCCGTACAAGGTCTACGCGGCGTACCACGAAGCGGTCAACCACAAAGAACAACCGACCGTCATCCTGGCCAAGACCATCAAGGGTTATGGCACCGGTGCCGGCGAAGCGAAGAACACTGCGCACAACACCAAGAAAGTCGATGTCGACAGCCTGAAGTTGTTCCGCGACCGCTTCGACATCCCGGTCAAGGACGAAGAGCTGGAGAACCTGCCGTTCTTCAAGCCGGAGCCGAACAGCGCCGAAGCCCGCTACCTGGCCGAACGTCGCGCCGCACTGGGTGGTTTCGTGCCTCAGCGTCGCGCCAACAGCTTCAGCGTACCGACGCCAGACCTGAGCACCCTCAAGGCTATCCTCGACGGCTCGGGCGACCGTGAAATCTCCACCACCATGGCTTTCGTGCGCATCCTGGCGCAACTGGTCAAGGACAAGGAAATCGGCCCGCGCATCGTTCCGATCATCCCGGACGAGGCCCGTACCTTCGGTATGGAAGGCATGTTCCGTCAGTTGGGCATCTACTCCTCCGTCGGCCAGCTCTACGAGCCAGTCGATAAAGACCAGGTGATGTTCTACAAGGAAGACAAGAAGGGCCAGATCCTCGAAGAAGGCATCAACGAAGCGGGCGCCATGAGCTCCTTCATCGCTGCCGGTACTTCGTACTCCAGCCACAACCAGCCGATGCTGCCGTTCTACATCTTCTACTCGATGTTCGGCTTCCAACGTATTGGCGACTTGGCGTGGGCAGCAGGCGACAGCCGTACCCGTGGCTTCCTGATCGGCGGTACCGCTGGCCGGACCACGCTGAACGGCGAAGGCCTGCAACACGAAGACGGTCACAGCCACATCCTGGCTGCCACCATCCCGAACTGCCGCACCTTTGATCCAACCTACGGCTATGAGCTGGCGGTGATCATCCAGGACGGCATGAAGAAGATGACCGAAGAGCAGCAGGACGTTTTCTACTACATCACCGTGATGAACGAGTCCTACCAGCAGCCTGCAATGCCGGCTGGCGTGGAAGAAGGCATCATCAAGGGCATGTACCTGCTCGAAGAAGACACCAAGGAAGCAGCGCACCACGTACAGCTGATGGGCTCCGGCACCATCCTGCGCGAAGTGCGTGAAGCGGCGAAGATCCTGCGTGACGAGTTCAACGTCGGCGCTGACGTGTGGAGCGTTACCAGCTTCAACGAACTGCGTCGCGATGGCCTGGCCGTAGAGCGTCACAACCGCCTGCACCCTGGCCAGAAGCCACAGCTCACCTTCGTTGAAGAGTGCCTGAATGGCCGTAAAGGTCCGGTGATCGCTTCGACCGACTACATGAAACTGTTTGCTGAACAAATTCGCCAGTGGGTCCCGTCCAAGGAATTCAAAGTCCTGGGCACCGACGGTTTCGGTCGCAGTGACAGCCGCAAGAAGCTGCGTCACTTCTTCGAAGTTGACCGTCACTTCGTGGTGTTGGCAGCCCTGGAAGCCTTGGCTGACCGTGGTGAGATCGAACCTAAGGTGGTGGCAGACGCTATCGTCAAGTTCGGGATCAACCCGGAAAAACGCAACCCACTGGACTGCTGA
- the glnE gene encoding bifunctional [glutamate--ammonia ligase]-adenylyl-L-tyrosine phosphorylase/[glutamate--ammonia-ligase] adenylyltransferase, giving the protein MSLPTLAELPAILLPKAQRAEQSFRDAVAALDDDHGLSAWTPQRWADFTRVCAASDFVIEQSVRDPLMLLELVAWGELDRGFAPDELCGQMAGAVQQAETEDELGRVLRRQRTRQQVRIIWRDLTRQADLVQTCRDLSDMADASIDQAYQWLYQRHCVQFGTPTGRRSGEPQHMVILGMGKLGAVELNLSSDIDLIFAYPEGGETVGVKRSLDNQEFFIRLGQKLIKALDPMTVDGFVFRVDMRLRPYGSAGALVLSFNALEQYYQDQGRDWERYAMIKARVVAGDQVAGAQLLDMLRPFVYRRYLDFSAIEALRTMKQLIQQEVRRKGMADNIKLGSGGIREVEFIAQAFQLIHGGRDLSLQQRPLLKVLGTLEGQGYLPPAVIAELRNGYEFLRYTEHAIQAIADRQTQMLPDGPEDQARIAFMLGFADWTAFHERLMYWRGRVDWHFRQVIADPDEEEGEESELVVGGEWLPLWEESQDEEAACRQLAEGGFTDATKALKALAGLRSSPQLRAMQRLGRERLDAFIPRLLAQAVEHTNPDLVLERVLPLVEAVARRSAYLVLLTENPDALRRLLTLCAASPWIAEQITRFPLLLDELLNEGRLFKPPLAPELAAELRERLTRIPEDDLEQQMEALRHFKLAHRLRVAASEIAGSLPLMKVSDYLTWLAEAILEQVLALAWRQTVARHGSPQRVDGTLCDPGFIIVGYGKVGGIELGHGSDLDLVFIHDGDPQAETDGAKPIDGAQFFTRLGQRIIHLLTTQTNSGQLYEVDMRLRPSGASGLLVSSLGAFDRYQQNEAWTWEHQALIRARVLVGSQDVGQAFEQVRAKVLGQQRDLAKLRQEVSEMRAKMRDNLGTKTTAAGTGANAFEATAAFDLKQDAGGIVDIEFMVQYAALAWSAQHPSLLRYTDNIRILEGLEQVGLMPAADAHLLREVYKAYRSAAHRQALQNEAGTVAGDQFADERRQVMRIWRELGLS; this is encoded by the coding sequence ATGAGCCTTCCAACACTCGCCGAACTACCGGCGATTCTCTTGCCAAAAGCCCAGCGGGCCGAGCAGTCATTTCGTGACGCAGTGGCCGCGCTGGACGACGATCATGGACTTTCTGCGTGGACGCCGCAACGGTGGGCCGACTTCACCCGCGTGTGCGCGGCCAGTGATTTCGTCATTGAACAGAGTGTTCGTGACCCTTTGATGTTGCTCGAACTGGTGGCCTGGGGCGAGTTGGACCGTGGTTTCGCCCCTGATGAGCTGTGCGGGCAAATGGCTGGCGCCGTGCAACAAGCCGAAACAGAAGATGAGCTGGGACGTGTGCTGCGTCGCCAGCGTACGCGCCAGCAGGTGCGCATCATCTGGCGCGACCTGACCCGCCAGGCGGACCTGGTGCAAACCTGCCGCGACCTCTCCGACATGGCCGACGCCAGCATCGACCAGGCCTACCAATGGCTGTACCAACGCCACTGCGTGCAGTTCGGCACGCCCACCGGCCGGCGCAGCGGCGAGCCGCAGCACATGGTGATCCTGGGCATGGGCAAGCTCGGCGCGGTGGAGCTGAACCTGTCGTCGGATATCGACCTGATCTTCGCTTACCCCGAGGGCGGCGAAACGGTGGGTGTCAAACGCTCCCTGGACAACCAGGAGTTTTTCATCCGCCTGGGTCAAAAGCTGATCAAGGCCCTCGACCCGATGACCGTCGACGGCTTTGTGTTCCGCGTCGACATGCGCCTGCGGCCTTACGGTTCAGCGGGTGCGCTGGTGCTCAGTTTCAATGCGCTGGAGCAGTACTACCAGGACCAGGGCCGCGACTGGGAACGCTACGCCATGATCAAGGCGCGCGTGGTGGCTGGCGATCAGGTGGCGGGTGCGCAGTTGCTGGACATGCTGCGACCGTTTGTCTATCGCCGCTACCTGGACTTCTCCGCCATCGAAGCGCTGCGCACCATGAAGCAGTTGATCCAGCAGGAAGTGCGGCGCAAGGGCATGGCCGACAACATCAAGCTGGGCTCGGGCGGTATCCGTGAAGTGGAATTCATCGCCCAGGCCTTCCAACTGATCCACGGCGGTCGTGACCTGAGCCTGCAACAGCGGCCGTTGCTCAAAGTGCTCGGTACGCTGGAAGGCCAGGGCTACCTGCCGCCGGCGGTGATCGCCGAATTGCGCAATGGCTACGAATTCCTGCGCTACACCGAACACGCGATCCAGGCGATTGCCGACCGGCAGACGCAAATGCTCCCGGACGGCCCGGAAGACCAGGCGCGCATAGCCTTTATGTTGGGCTTTGCCGACTGGACCGCCTTCCACGAGCGGCTGATGTACTGGCGCGGTCGGGTGGATTGGCATTTCCGCCAGGTGATTGCCGATCCTGACGAAGAAGAGGGCGAAGAAAGCGAGTTGGTGGTGGGCGGTGAGTGGTTGCCGCTGTGGGAAGAATCCCAAGATGAAGAAGCGGCTTGCCGCCAATTGGCTGAAGGCGGCTTTACTGATGCGACCAAGGCGCTCAAGGCGTTGGCCGGCCTGCGCAGCAGCCCGCAATTGCGCGCCATGCAGCGTTTGGGGCGTGAGCGGCTGGATGCATTTATTCCACGCCTGCTCGCCCAGGCGGTCGAGCACACCAACCCGGACCTGGTGCTGGAGCGCGTGCTGCCATTGGTCGAAGCCGTCGCGCGGCGTTCCGCTTATCTGGTGCTGCTCACGGAAAACCCTGACGCCCTGCGTCGCCTGTTGACCCTGTGCGCCGCCAGCCCGTGGATCGCTGAGCAGATCACCCGCTTCCCGCTACTGCTCGACGAGCTGCTCAACGAAGGCCGTCTGTTCAAGCCACCCTTGGCGCCTGAATTGGCCGCCGAGTTGCGCGAGCGTCTGACGCGCATCCCGGAAGACGACCTTGAGCAACAGATGGAAGCCCTGCGTCACTTCAAGCTGGCCCACCGCCTGCGCGTGGCCGCTTCGGAAATCGCTGGCAGCCTGCCGCTGATGAAAGTCAGTGACTACCTCACTTGGCTTGCTGAGGCCATCCTCGAACAAGTATTGGCCTTGGCCTGGCGCCAGACCGTGGCGCGCCATGGCTCGCCGCAACGCGTGGACGGCACCCTGTGCGATCCTGGGTTCATCATTGTCGGTTATGGGAAAGTCGGCGGGATCGAACTGGGGCATGGTTCGGACCTGGACCTGGTGTTTATCCACGATGGCGATCCACAAGCGGAAACCGATGGCGCCAAGCCGATCGACGGGGCGCAGTTCTTTACGCGCCTGGGCCAGCGCATCATTCACTTGCTGACCACGCAGACCAACTCCGGCCAGCTGTACGAAGTCGACATGCGCCTGCGGCCTTCCGGCGCGTCCGGTTTGCTGGTGAGCTCGCTGGGTGCGTTTGACCGCTATCAACAAAATGAAGCCTGGACCTGGGAGCATCAGGCCTTGATTCGCGCGCGGGTGCTGGTGGGCAGCCAGGATGTGGGCCAGGCGTTCGAGCAGGTTCGTGCCAAAGTGCTGGGGCAGCAACGCGATCTGGCGAAGCTGCGCCAGGAGGTCAGCGAGATGCGTGCCAAGATGCGTGACAACCTGGGCACCAAGACCACGGCGGCCGGCACCGGCGCCAATGCCTTCGAGGCCACGGCGGCGTTCGACCTCAAGCAGGACGCCGGAGGTATCGTCGATATTGAATTTATGGTGCAATACGCGGCTTTGGCGTGGTCTGCGCAACATCCATCGTTGCTGCGCTACACCGACAATATCCGCATTCTGGAAGGCCTGGAGCAGGTGGGCTTGATGCCTGCCGCCGATGCCCATCTATTGCGCGAGGTGTATAAGGCCTACCGTTCCGCCGCGCACCGCCAGGCCTTGCAAAATGAGGCCGGCACGGTGGCCGGGGATCAGTTCGCCGACGAACGGCGCCAGGTGATGCGAATCTGGCGAGAGCTGGGGTTGAGCTGA